In a genomic window of Planctomicrobium piriforme:
- a CDS encoding glutamate-cysteine ligase family protein yields the protein MGREITVNHFRREDFLRFERAMVREMALLHEYFRTRRFSSEPIRIGLELELWLVDEQGQPQPRNAEFLDLVDNPDIVPELSQFNVEFNVEHQALTAAGLFRLEQGLGETWKEANRAARKLGLSLVAIGVLPTIREQDLSLETMSARSRYRALNEQVRRLRRGRPITLSIEGEETLDIRHDDVMLEAAATSLQMHLQVPADAAVRYFNAAVIASGPTAGLSSNSPVLFGKRLWSESRIPLFEKAVDIGGLYPRVDLGSGYAHEELEEFFLENRSCHPVLLPIDLNDPIELLPHLRLHNGTIWRWNRPLIGFNDIGVPHLRIEHRVMSAGPTLIDMLANVAFAAGLIHHLARSSTPPESQLPFELTLQNLNEAARHGLDAEQTWLDGRERTLRALILEELLPAADAGLQLLEISDTDRNRYLEVITHRVESGQTGSRWQLAWLDQHGNDFAALTCAYAKWQQTGLPVHEWTLEKP from the coding sequence ATGGGACGCGAAATCACCGTCAATCACTTCCGCCGCGAAGACTTTCTCCGCTTCGAACGGGCGATGGTCCGCGAGATGGCGTTGCTGCACGAATACTTTCGCACCCGTCGCTTCTCCTCTGAACCGATCCGTATCGGGCTGGAACTCGAACTCTGGCTAGTCGACGAACAAGGTCAGCCGCAGCCTCGCAACGCCGAATTTCTCGATCTCGTCGACAACCCCGACATTGTTCCCGAACTCTCGCAGTTCAATGTCGAGTTTAACGTCGAGCATCAGGCGCTCACCGCCGCCGGCCTGTTCCGCCTCGAACAGGGGCTCGGAGAAACCTGGAAGGAAGCCAATCGCGCCGCCCGGAAACTGGGACTCTCGCTGGTCGCCATCGGCGTGCTGCCGACCATTCGCGAACAGGACCTCTCGCTGGAAACGATGTCCGCCCGCAGTCGGTATCGCGCACTCAATGAACAGGTACGCCGCCTCCGCCGTGGCCGGCCGATCACGCTTTCTATTGAAGGGGAAGAAACGCTCGACATTCGCCACGACGACGTGATGCTCGAAGCGGCCGCCACATCCCTGCAGATGCACCTGCAGGTGCCGGCCGATGCAGCGGTGCGGTACTTCAATGCCGCGGTGATCGCCTCAGGCCCCACAGCCGGACTCTCGTCGAACTCGCCGGTGCTGTTTGGCAAACGATTGTGGTCCGAGTCGCGGATTCCACTTTTTGAAAAGGCGGTCGATATCGGCGGACTGTATCCGCGAGTCGATCTGGGCAGCGGCTATGCACATGAGGAACTCGAAGAGTTCTTTCTGGAGAACCGCAGTTGCCATCCGGTGTTGCTGCCCATTGATTTGAACGACCCCATTGAACTGCTGCCGCATCTGCGGCTCCATAACGGCACCATCTGGCGCTGGAACCGCCCGTTGATTGGCTTCAATGACATCGGCGTGCCGCACCTGCGGATCGAACATCGTGTGATGTCCGCCGGCCCGACGTTGATCGACATGCTGGCGAACGTCGCTTTCGCCGCCGGCTTGATTCATCACCTCGCGCGAAGTTCGACTCCGCCTGAGAGCCAGTTGCCGTTCGAACTGACGCTGCAGAATCTGAACGAAGCTGCACGACATGGCCTCGACGCCGAGCAAACATGGCTTGATGGCCGCGAACGGACCCTACGGGCACTCATCCTTGAGGAACTACTTCCTGCCGCGGACGCCGGACTGCAGTTGCTGGAAATCTCCGATACGGATCGGAATCGGTATCTGGAGGTCATCACCCACCGAGTCGAATCCGGACAAACCGGCAGCCGCTGGCAACTCGCCTGGCTCGACCAGCACGGCAACGACTTCGCCGCACTGACCTGCGCCTACGCAAAATGGCAACAAACCGGCCTGCCGGTTCACGAATGGACGCTTGAGAAACCGTAA
- a CDS encoding 3-keto-disaccharide hydrolase, whose translation MIRLLSLCACLLSSTLALAADWTPPSGFKALFNGSDFAGWHGMPHFDPAKLAAMPEADRQALLDKWNADVPLHWKVENGVIINDGEGVYLTTNDAYRDYEFLVDYKMLPLGDSGLYLKNNPQVQIWDYTEAGGKWNIGADKGSGGLWNNSPGAPGKDPTVLADRPFGEWNSLKVRQIGARTSVWLNDKLVVDNALMENYFHRELPILAAGQIQLQTHGSEIQWKNIAIREIPTEEANQLLKKGTGEGFTSIFNGQDFTGWKGAIDSYEVVDGTIRGKVGKGEVLFTDKEYADFVVRLEFKLPPAGNNGLAIRYPGQGNAAYNGMCEVQVLDSEHPKYDKIDPRQAHGSVYGMIPAARGYLRPTGEWNFEEVTVKGSKITVELNGFKILDGDVAAVKEFMADTPHPGKDRKSGSFGFAGHQDPVEFRKIEIKELPVETPPATPEVK comes from the coding sequence ATGATCCGCCTGCTGTCACTGTGCGCCTGTCTCTTGTCGTCGACTCTGGCCCTCGCCGCAGACTGGACTCCTCCATCTGGTTTCAAGGCGTTATTCAACGGAAGCGATTTCGCCGGCTGGCATGGGATGCCGCATTTCGACCCCGCCAAGCTGGCCGCGATGCCCGAGGCCGATCGCCAGGCACTGCTCGACAAGTGGAATGCCGACGTCCCGCTGCACTGGAAAGTGGAAAACGGCGTCATCATCAACGACGGCGAAGGGGTCTACCTGACCACTAACGATGCCTATCGCGATTACGAATTCCTGGTCGACTACAAAATGCTCCCTCTGGGAGACAGCGGCTTGTATTTGAAGAACAATCCTCAGGTACAGATCTGGGATTACACCGAAGCGGGCGGAAAGTGGAACATCGGCGCAGATAAAGGCTCAGGCGGCTTGTGGAACAATAGCCCCGGCGCGCCGGGGAAAGATCCGACCGTCCTGGCAGACCGGCCGTTCGGCGAATGGAATTCTTTGAAAGTGCGGCAGATCGGCGCGCGAACCAGCGTCTGGCTGAACGACAAACTCGTCGTCGACAACGCACTCATGGAAAACTACTTCCACCGCGAACTGCCCATTCTCGCGGCCGGCCAGATTCAGCTGCAGACCCACGGCTCGGAAATCCAGTGGAAGAACATTGCGATCCGCGAAATTCCTACAGAGGAAGCCAACCAGCTTCTGAAAAAAGGAACCGGCGAGGGGTTCACCTCCATTTTCAACGGCCAGGACTTCACCGGCTGGAAGGGGGCCATCGACAGCTATGAAGTCGTCGACGGCACGATTCGCGGCAAAGTCGGCAAAGGGGAGGTGCTGTTTACCGATAAGGAGTACGCCGACTTCGTGGTTCGGCTGGAATTCAAACTCCCGCCGGCCGGCAACAACGGCTTGGCAATCCGCTACCCCGGTCAGGGGAATGCCGCCTACAACGGCATGTGTGAGGTTCAGGTGCTCGATTCCGAACACCCCAAGTACGACAAGATCGACCCCCGTCAGGCTCACGGCTCCGTCTACGGCATGATTCCGGCAGCCCGGGGCTACCTGCGTCCCACCGGCGAATGGAACTTTGAAGAAGTGACCGTCAAAGGCTCAAAAATCACCGTCGAACTGAACGGGTTCAAGATTCTGGACGGCGACGTTGCCGCTGTGAAGGAGTTCATGGCCGACACACCGCATCCGGGCAAGGACCGCAAGAGCGGCTCGTTCGGCTTTGCCGGACATCAGGATCCGGTCGAATTCCGCAAGATCGAGATCAAGGAACTCCCGGTGGAGACCCCGCCTGCAACTCCCGAAGTGAAGTAG
- the scpB gene encoding SMC-Scp complex subunit ScpB, whose protein sequence is MQTGVHQVNVHPTPSLMTRIWLAPRNPVAETAVGWKWRSRLQRRQTAEFNAEPSLSSAVRSPKMARLEAALFVAENAQSARKLAQIALLADGREALELIEQLNALYDSHRSAFRIERVAAGYRLLTRSELAAWLDRIHQRQARLKLSSPLMETLSIIAYRQPCTRADVEAVRGVQSAEIIKQLMERNLVRITGEDTSLGRPYLYGTTRLFLETFGLTTLTDLPWAERLRRVKSVDEAVEDDATPAESTEAA, encoded by the coding sequence ATGCAGACTGGTGTCCATCAAGTGAACGTGCATCCGACGCCATCCTTGATGACGCGAATCTGGCTGGCTCCTCGAAATCCGGTCGCTGAAACCGCAGTTGGCTGGAAGTGGCGGTCGCGTCTCCAACGTCGGCAGACTGCCGAGTTCAATGCCGAACCATCACTGTCATCTGCTGTCCGCAGCCCGAAAATGGCTCGTCTGGAAGCGGCTCTCTTTGTCGCCGAAAACGCCCAGTCCGCTCGCAAGCTGGCGCAGATTGCTCTGCTTGCAGACGGCCGTGAAGCCCTCGAACTGATCGAACAGCTCAACGCGCTCTACGACTCGCATCGCTCCGCATTTCGCATCGAACGGGTCGCCGCTGGGTATCGGCTGCTGACTCGCAGCGAACTCGCTGCCTGGCTCGACCGGATTCATCAGCGTCAGGCCCGACTCAAGTTGTCGTCCCCGTTGATGGAAACGCTCTCGATCATTGCGTATCGGCAACCCTGCACGCGGGCGGACGTCGAAGCGGTCCGCGGAGTGCAGTCGGCGGAAATCATCAAGCAACTGATGGAACGCAATCTCGTTCGCATCACGGGCGAAGATACCTCGCTGGGCCGGCCCTATCTGTACGGAACGACCAGACTCTTTCTCGAAACCTTTGGCCTGACGACGCTGACCGATCTCCCCTGGGCTGAGCGCCTGCGACGAGTGAAGAGTGTCGACGAGGCTGTGGAAGATGACGCAACCCCTGCCGAGTCCACCGAGGCGGCCTGA
- a CDS encoding SGNH/GDSL hydrolase family protein: MSANRRDFIKSSLVAGVGLSAGLAAKPAAAAEPVHGLVKPGDVILFQGDSITDAGRSRETAGTPNIKSTLGNGYAWIAGSHLLVDAPPGTLNVFNRGISGNKVHQLAARWDVDCLELKPNVLSILIGVNDIWHKLNGKYDGTVETYEKDYRALLQRTKETLPDVKLVICEPFVLRCGAVNDSWFPEFDKFRAAAKSVAEDFHAVFVPFQAAFDRAVAYAEPKNWAGDGVHPSADGAALMAHEWIMAVGHSHA; encoded by the coding sequence ATGTCTGCGAACCGTCGAGACTTCATCAAATCGTCACTGGTCGCCGGAGTGGGGCTGAGCGCAGGTTTGGCGGCGAAACCAGCTGCTGCCGCCGAACCCGTTCATGGCCTCGTGAAGCCGGGCGACGTGATTCTGTTTCAGGGGGATTCGATCACCGACGCCGGCCGCAGCCGCGAAACCGCCGGCACGCCCAACATCAAGTCGACGCTCGGCAATGGCTACGCCTGGATCGCCGGCTCGCACCTGCTGGTCGATGCTCCGCCAGGAACGTTGAACGTCTTCAATCGCGGCATCAGCGGCAACAAGGTGCATCAACTGGCCGCGCGGTGGGACGTTGATTGCCTGGAACTGAAGCCCAATGTTCTGAGCATTCTAATCGGCGTGAACGACATCTGGCACAAGCTCAACGGCAAATACGACGGCACCGTCGAGACTTACGAGAAGGATTACCGTGCCCTGCTGCAGCGCACGAAAGAGACTCTGCCGGACGTGAAGCTGGTCATCTGCGAACCGTTCGTCCTCCGCTGCGGCGCGGTGAACGACAGCTGGTTCCCGGAATTCGACAAGTTCCGCGCCGCCGCCAAAAGCGTGGCCGAGGATTTCCACGCCGTGTTCGTGCCGTTCCAGGCTGCCTTTGATCGTGCTGTGGCATACGCCGAACCGAAAAACTGGGCCGGCGACGGCGTGCACCCCAGCGCCGACGGCGCTGCCCTGATGGCCCACGAATGGATCATGGCAGTCGGCCACTCCCACGCCTGA